In Candidatus Sericytochromatia bacterium, one DNA window encodes the following:
- a CDS encoding GAF domain-containing protein, whose protein sequence is MLSLPSRYAHLRPLGRGGMGEVHLVHDRERDGAVALKILHGAPDATSAQREESRFLFKQEFGAMTSLSHPNLVAGHDYGELADGRPFFTMEAVPGVDLSASERCPEASLRQWLPGLVAALSYLHARGYLHGDLKPENIRLRDDGLPKLMDLGLLSRPGRAGQPIRGSLHYVAPECIRGAASDPRADLYALGGVLYHLLAGRPAFDPDFTWAPVELLRAHLTLEPPPLQSLAPDVSEDMAIAVHRLLAKQPADRFRDGWELLDALGLDVEGERALGLLRAPMIAREEPLAELTRAVEGERHSLFHLVGGAGSGKSLLLAAWRAEAQLRGWITLSAQGLGAQAAPYAALTPWLKALVSRQPANLGRLAPILVRLLPDLEVPPAAALDGPREQLRLHAAIAELAEAAAPRATWLLDDADQLDPASQSLLTFLRARGESCHWHWVLTRADAPSEGERALVLVPLDSGEVRRMAQAMLGEVELPALLEEALPTLSGGNPGTVVTLLEHWYHKGLLVRAGRRWEIPDGRTLALPGGLRVVLESAFNELGAEAQQLGRLAALFGPSGSLAALTALADLPQGKVFAALAELESSETLTYQAGSFRFVRPAQALALASSFSEAEQCTWHARLAWELSGRGEQQPNTTQLGLAERMAIARHCLAGEQPEAAIAWTLSAARLARAISALPALLPLLQAVAGVAPLDDRARAELYDTWAAALRWQGDSSEALKLLENEVLPASSACDAGARAQCLTSLGIAYQVTGNLAKGVEALLQAVALADQADDVVAGVRARLHAGRTSYFSGDTVKARGLLADAVKQGREAAVDTMVGSAMSLYGYVLATSDPDQRDEGLALLEEAIAYNMAHDNPYDLHEACNNLGNVYLNRGCVEEARALFERCQSIAQKMSMANERGFALLNLGTTDLELGRLEEATAHALQAAELSRKQGRKFPEAYALAILGLARILQGELVPGLAQLDTALKLAQDLGNRYLELNVYARRLTALLHLGHLTRAAEELTRAEELAVASEDIQMTGTLAAFASVLKLATGDAQAADALREMVAVARRAQNPLALAQALRWEAESHFRMQATDAALNLLEEAAQLAESHSFQLLGAEILALWGRVLEPLDREAAAGRFSEGLSLAQGAACPVLEAVCRGGLGRTQFAASRERLEAPAQLNRLLIDLDEAARADYLVWPERHALLQHVAAPTGAGSLDRLRQLTEVIGAVTLQTDLDEVMQRALIALVELAAAERGFLLLYSGFQVTKQVFYGLEAWESDTFSTGLADQVLWSGEPVFVQDATGDALLSNRLSVQTLNLRTVLGVPLHDGEETLGVMLADSRRVNPDFGPAELDLALALGRQVAIAIRRAREWADLCQAYEEQSLLHRLSLRLLASDSLEAGFTLVATEALALCRASRALLLEGRSTRALLAVDAAGQRLPEEAGDVSSSVAGWVHDEGQPLHLVDAQADAAFQSRASIQALGLRSIYAVPVRLGDATLGVLYLDHPNILEENVAALATLVRLGEMLAAFWQRFPSPQGSRAPR, encoded by the coding sequence ATGCTGTCGCTCCCTAGCCGCTACGCGCACCTTCGACCGCTGGGCCGCGGTGGCATGGGCGAGGTTCATCTGGTCCACGATCGCGAGCGCGACGGCGCGGTCGCGCTGAAGATCCTCCACGGCGCCCCCGATGCGACGAGCGCGCAACGCGAAGAATCGCGCTTCCTGTTCAAACAGGAATTTGGTGCGATGACCTCCCTGAGCCACCCCAACCTGGTGGCCGGTCACGACTATGGAGAGCTGGCGGATGGCCGCCCCTTCTTCACCATGGAAGCGGTGCCCGGGGTGGACCTGTCCGCCAGCGAACGCTGCCCCGAAGCCTCGCTGCGCCAATGGCTCCCAGGCCTGGTCGCCGCCCTCTCCTACCTGCACGCACGGGGCTATCTGCACGGCGATTTGAAACCTGAAAACATCCGACTCCGGGACGACGGGCTGCCCAAATTGATGGATCTCGGCCTGCTCAGCCGGCCGGGTCGCGCCGGCCAGCCCATCCGTGGGTCGTTGCATTATGTGGCCCCGGAGTGCATCCGCGGGGCAGCCAGTGACCCACGCGCCGACCTGTACGCCCTGGGGGGCGTCCTGTACCACCTGCTGGCCGGCCGGCCAGCTTTCGACCCCGATTTCACCTGGGCGCCGGTCGAGTTGCTGCGCGCCCACCTGACGCTCGAGCCCCCCCCGCTGCAAAGCCTGGCCCCGGATGTGTCGGAGGACATGGCGATCGCCGTCCACCGCCTGCTGGCCAAGCAGCCGGCCGACCGATTCCGCGACGGCTGGGAACTGCTCGATGCGCTCGGGCTGGACGTCGAGGGCGAGCGGGCGCTTGGCCTGTTGCGCGCCCCGATGATCGCGCGCGAGGAACCGCTCGCGGAACTGACCCGCGCCGTGGAGGGGGAGCGCCATTCGCTGTTCCACCTGGTCGGCGGCGCAGGGTCGGGCAAAAGCCTGCTGCTCGCGGCATGGCGGGCGGAGGCCCAGCTGCGCGGCTGGATCACCCTGTCGGCCCAGGGCCTGGGGGCACAGGCGGCACCCTATGCCGCCCTGACCCCCTGGCTCAAGGCCCTGGTGAGCCGCCAACCCGCCAACTTGGGGCGGCTTGCACCGATTCTGGTTCGCCTGCTGCCTGACCTGGAGGTGCCGCCGGCGGCCGCCCTGGATGGCCCCCGGGAGCAACTGCGCCTGCACGCCGCCATCGCCGAACTGGCGGAGGCGGCCGCTCCCCGAGCCACCTGGCTGCTCGACGACGCCGACCAGCTTGACCCGGCCTCGCAGAGCCTGCTGACCTTTTTGCGAGCTCGGGGCGAAAGCTGCCACTGGCACTGGGTCCTGACGCGCGCAGACGCGCCGAGCGAGGGGGAACGCGCGCTCGTGCTGGTCCCGTTGGACAGCGGGGAGGTCCGGCGCATGGCCCAAGCCATGCTGGGAGAGGTGGAACTGCCGGCACTGCTCGAAGAGGCCTTGCCCACCCTGTCTGGGGGAAATCCCGGCACGGTGGTCACGCTGCTGGAGCACTGGTACCACAAAGGGTTGCTGGTGCGAGCCGGCCGGCGCTGGGAGATTCCGGACGGCCGGACGCTGGCGCTGCCCGGTGGCCTCCGGGTCGTGCTGGAATCCGCCTTCAACGAACTCGGAGCGGAGGCCCAGCAGTTGGGGCGACTGGCCGCCCTGTTCGGGCCGAGCGGCTCGCTGGCTGCCCTGACGGCCCTGGCCGACCTGCCCCAAGGAAAGGTCTTCGCCGCCCTGGCGGAACTGGAGAGCAGCGAAACGCTGACCTACCAGGCAGGCAGCTTCCGTTTCGTGCGGCCCGCGCAGGCCTTGGCCCTGGCCAGCAGCTTCTCCGAAGCGGAGCAATGCACCTGGCACGCCCGCCTTGCTTGGGAACTCAGTGGCCGAGGCGAGCAACAGCCGAACACCACCCAGCTTGGCCTGGCTGAGCGTATGGCGATCGCCCGGCATTGCCTGGCCGGCGAACAACCGGAAGCCGCCATCGCCTGGACGCTGTCGGCGGCGCGACTGGCCCGCGCCATCAGTGCCCTGCCCGCCCTGCTGCCGCTGTTGCAAGCCGTCGCCGGCGTTGCCCCGCTGGATGACCGCGCGCGCGCCGAACTGTATGACACCTGGGCGGCGGCGCTGCGCTGGCAGGGTGACAGCAGCGAAGCCTTGAAGTTACTCGAAAACGAAGTGCTGCCGGCTTCTTCCGCCTGTGATGCGGGGGCACGCGCCCAGTGTCTGACCTCGCTCGGGATCGCGTACCAGGTGACGGGCAACCTGGCCAAAGGCGTCGAGGCGCTGCTCCAAGCCGTGGCGCTGGCGGATCAGGCCGACGATGTGGTGGCCGGCGTGCGCGCCCGCCTGCACGCCGGACGGACCAGCTATTTTTCGGGCGACACCGTGAAGGCCCGCGGCTTGCTGGCCGACGCGGTGAAGCAAGGACGCGAAGCCGCGGTCGACACCATGGTGGGCTCGGCCATGAGCCTGTACGGCTACGTGCTGGCCACCAGCGATCCGGACCAGCGTGACGAAGGCCTGGCCTTGCTCGAGGAGGCGATCGCCTACAACATGGCCCACGACAACCCCTACGATCTACACGAGGCCTGCAACAATCTGGGGAACGTGTATCTGAATCGGGGATGCGTGGAAGAGGCCCGAGCCCTGTTCGAGCGTTGCCAGTCGATTGCCCAGAAAATGAGCATGGCGAACGAGCGGGGCTTTGCGCTCCTCAACCTCGGCACCACCGACCTGGAACTGGGGCGTCTGGAAGAAGCCACGGCACACGCCCTGCAAGCCGCGGAGCTCAGCCGCAAGCAAGGTCGCAAGTTCCCGGAGGCCTACGCCCTGGCCATCCTGGGCCTGGCCCGCATCCTGCAGGGGGAACTCGTGCCAGGCTTGGCACAGCTCGACACCGCTCTGAAACTGGCGCAGGATCTGGGCAACCGGTACCTGGAGCTGAACGTCTACGCCCGGCGCTTGACGGCTCTGCTGCATCTGGGACACCTGACCCGAGCGGCGGAGGAGCTGACGCGGGCCGAGGAACTGGCGGTGGCCAGCGAAGACATCCAGATGACCGGGACCCTGGCCGCCTTCGCGTCGGTCTTGAAGCTGGCCACAGGGGATGCCCAGGCGGCGGACGCCCTGCGCGAGATGGTGGCGGTGGCCCGCCGCGCGCAAAACCCGCTGGCCCTGGCCCAGGCCCTGCGCTGGGAGGCCGAAAGCCACTTCCGGATGCAAGCGACCGACGCAGCGCTGAACTTGCTCGAAGAGGCCGCGCAGCTGGCAGAGTCGCACAGCTTCCAGCTGCTGGGGGCGGAAATCCTGGCCCTCTGGGGCCGGGTGCTGGAACCGCTCGATCGCGAGGCCGCCGCCGGCCGCTTCAGCGAGGGACTGAGCCTGGCGCAAGGCGCTGCCTGTCCAGTGCTCGAAGCAGTCTGCCGAGGGGGGCTCGGCCGGACCCAGTTCGCGGCGAGTCGGGAGCGGCTCGAGGCACCGGCTCAACTGAATCGGCTGCTGATCGATCTGGACGAGGCGGCCCGCGCAGACTATCTGGTCTGGCCTGAGCGCCACGCGCTGCTCCAGCACGTGGCAGCCCCGACCGGTGCAGGCTCGCTTGACCGCCTGCGCCAGTTGACGGAGGTGATTGGCGCGGTCACCTTGCAGACGGACCTGGACGAGGTCATGCAGCGCGCGCTGATCGCCCTGGTCGAACTCGCCGCGGCGGAACGCGGGTTCCTGCTGCTGTACAGCGGCTTCCAGGTCACCAAACAGGTGTTTTACGGTTTGGAAGCGTGGGAGAGCGACACCTTCAGCACGGGGCTGGCCGACCAGGTGCTGTGGAGCGGCGAACCCGTTTTCGTGCAGGATGCGACGGGGGATGCGCTCCTGTCAAACCGCCTCAGCGTGCAGACCCTGAACCTGCGCACCGTTCTCGGGGTGCCGCTCCATGATGGCGAGGAGACGCTCGGGGTCATGCTGGCGGACTCGCGCCGAGTGAACCCCGATTTCGGTCCCGCCGAGCTCGACCTCGCGCTCGCGCTCGGGAGGCAGGTGGCGATCGCCATCCGACGGGCGCGCGAATGGGCCGACCTTTGCCAGGCCTATGAGGAGCAGAGCTTGCTGCATCGCCTGTCACTGCGGTTGCTGGCCAGCGACAGCCTGGAGGCCGGTTTCACCCTGGTGGCGACCGAAGCGCTGGCGCTCTGTCGGGCCAGCCGCGCCTTGCTGCTGGAAGGCCGCAGCACCCGTGCCTTGCTGGCGGTCGACGCAGCCGGACAGCGGCTGCCCGAGGAGGCCGGAGACGTGTCCAGCAGCGTGGCCGGGTGGGTGCATGACGAAGGACAACCGCTGCATCTGGTGGACGCCCAGGCCGATGCCGCCTTCCAGAGCCGCGCCAGCATCCAGGCCCTAGGGCTTCGTTCGATCTACGCCGTGCCCGTCCGTCTCGGCGATGCCACGCTGGGCGTGCTGTATCTGGACCATCCCAACATTCTGGAAGAGAACGTCGCCGCTCTGGCGACCCTCGTCCGCCTGGGGGAGATGCTCGCCGCCTTCTGGCAGCGCTTCCCCAGCCCGCAAGGGAGTCGAGCGCCACGATGA
- a CDS encoding MotA/TolQ/ExbB proton channel family protein: protein MTLLNLLRAGGWTMVPILLASLATVALLIEHAWSLARAKRHLYWLWQYPDKKDQLLLKKPNDLVTQFLAEVEEGQIRDLGERLNLANQMVLSQERRISWLGTIASIAPLLGLIGTVSGMILIFYQISAAPPANPLAELSRGISEALVATAGGLVVAIVAALGHHTLQNSNDDLAMDLDAWLKDTAAPATPGGLPLAQPIK, encoded by the coding sequence ATGACCTTGCTGAACCTCCTCCGCGCCGGCGGTTGGACGATGGTACCGATCCTGCTCGCCTCGCTGGCCACCGTGGCCCTGCTGATCGAGCACGCGTGGTCGCTTGCGCGCGCCAAACGCCATCTTTACTGGCTATGGCAGTACCCCGATAAGAAGGATCAGTTGCTGCTCAAGAAGCCCAACGATCTGGTGACCCAGTTCCTCGCTGAAGTCGAAGAGGGCCAGATTCGGGACCTGGGTGAGAGGCTCAACCTGGCCAACCAGATGGTCCTTTCCCAGGAACGGCGCATTTCCTGGCTCGGGACGATCGCCTCGATCGCGCCCCTGTTGGGTCTGATTGGGACGGTCTCAGGCATGATCCTGATCTTCTACCAGATTTCTGCGGCGCCCCCGGCCAATCCCTTGGCCGAGCTGTCTCGCGGCATTTCCGAGGCCCTGGTCGCCACCGCCGGTGGTCTGGTCGTGGCGATCGTGGCCGCCTTGGGCCACCACACGCTGCAGAACAGCAACGACGACCTGGCCATGGACCTCGATGCCTGGCTGAAGGACACCGCGGCGCCCGCGACCCCCGGAGGCTTGCCCCTTGCTCAGCCGATCAAGTAG
- a CDS encoding biopolymer transporter ExbD: MLSRSSRRTRSPRFELIPMIDVMMILTIFLAVMAFLPQVRTSITAQLPEASSAENTPPSLTIELTRDGLRLEEKPQTPDGLVEEVKAAVEKNPETAFVIAADKSLPYEQVIALIDRVKGSGAKRIGLATSTP; this comes from the coding sequence TTGCTCAGCCGATCAAGTAGGCGCACGCGTTCGCCACGCTTCGAACTGATACCCATGATCGACGTGATGATGATTCTCACGATCTTTCTGGCGGTCATGGCGTTCTTGCCCCAGGTTCGCACCTCGATCACGGCGCAATTGCCGGAGGCCTCCTCGGCGGAGAACACGCCCCCGTCGCTGACGATCGAACTGACGCGCGACGGCCTCCGGCTCGAAGAGAAGCCCCAAACGCCGGACGGCCTCGTGGAGGAGGTCAAGGCTGCGGTCGAGAAGAACCCCGAAACCGCCTTCGTCATCGCGGCCGACAAGTCGCTGCCATACGAGCAGGTGATCGCGCTGATTGACCGGGTCAAGGGCAGCGGCGCCAAGCGCATCGGACTGGCCACCAGCACGCCTTGA
- a CDS encoding helical backbone metal receptor yields the protein MTSGLTPRTWLRAALAGWGLMCLLALPAVAAPTARSGVPASAPGATPVGGARRILSLGPSLTEMVCALGLGDRLVGRTRWCNQPPSVSRLPVVGAVGGWNEERVVSLRPDTILALEGEQGPVQRLARLTGARLIVLPTLQLADVGRNMRAIAEAAGVPERGARWANDLSQGLALRRRRLPAAAGPTTVYLVWDEPLMLAGPHSYIGELIRLAGGTNPVSSRLPGPYPQFSWEGLLLADPEVLLAPEDRRRALRRVATGYPRLRAVQRGRLHTLPDDLISRPGPRVLAALDALTRLLQPVQ from the coding sequence ATGACGTCTGGCTTGACGCCGCGGACATGGTTGCGCGCGGCGCTGGCGGGATGGGGGCTGATGTGCCTGCTGGCCTTGCCGGCAGTCGCGGCCCCCACGGCCCGCAGCGGGGTGCCGGCCTCCGCCCCTGGGGCGACGCCCGTGGGGGGGGCCCGACGCATCCTCTCGCTGGGCCCCTCGCTGACGGAGATGGTCTGTGCGCTCGGCCTGGGTGACCGCCTCGTGGGGCGCACGCGCTGGTGCAACCAGCCGCCTTCGGTGTCCCGCTTGCCGGTGGTCGGCGCGGTGGGCGGCTGGAACGAGGAGCGCGTTGTGAGTCTGCGTCCGGATACGATTCTCGCGCTGGAGGGAGAGCAGGGACCGGTTCAGCGCCTGGCCCGCCTGACCGGGGCTCGCCTGATCGTCCTCCCGACCCTCCAGCTGGCCGACGTGGGACGTAACATGCGGGCGATCGCCGAGGCCGCCGGGGTGCCGGAGCGCGGGGCTCGCTGGGCCAACGACCTGTCCCAAGGGCTGGCCCTGCGGCGCCGGCGCTTGCCGGCCGCGGCCGGTCCCACCACGGTCTATCTGGTCTGGGACGAGCCTCTGATGCTCGCGGGACCTCACAGCTACATCGGCGAACTGATCCGGCTGGCGGGCGGCACCAACCCTGTCTCGTCCCGCTTGCCCGGCCCCTACCCGCAATTCAGCTGGGAGGGCCTGCTGCTCGCCGATCCGGAGGTGTTGCTGGCCCCGGAGGACCGGCGCAGGGCGCTGCGCCGGGTGGCGACCGGCTATCCTCGCTTGCGGGCCGTGCAGCGCGGGCGCCTGCATACCTTGCCGGATGACCTGATCTCACGTCCGGGGCCGCGCGTCCTGGCGGCGCTGGATGCCCTGACCCGTCTCCTGCAGCCCGTTCAATGA
- a CDS encoding ABC-F family ATP-binding cassette domain-containing protein: MTLRLTELSKHYPTKTVLDGVDWHVAPGQRWGLVGPNGAGKSTLFRIILGDLDADAGRVVLRPRLTIGHLAQELLGDLGRILQDEMWQAFPRLIALRVELSDLEAAMEVADAAALEGLVNQHAELQAEWERLDGWLVDAKIGRVLSGLGFSEADRARPVAEFSGGWQMRAALAKLLLIQPELLMLDEPTNHLDLEAIAWLESYLAAYPGALVLISHDRHFLDAVVTYVAELDGGRLSTYRGNYSQYRVQREARREAQQAAFERQQREVEKMQSWIDRFRAKATKASAVKSREKALDRLVRVEAPPDEQGSIRFRFTAAPPSGRLVLTLTSLSKDYGRGKLFDLERLELERGMRLALVGPNGAGKSTLMKLLAGVETPTTGEIAVGMRVLPGYFSQNQADSLDPDQTVLEEAWSVDDTVPVARLRTLLGCFLFRGEDVFKPIRQLSGGERSRLALAKLLLEPRNLLLLDEPTNHLDLGAKEELAEALTEFDGTAVIISHDRWFLETVATHVLHLEGGRADLYLGGYARYLEQHDAVRQEARLTTQERETPAETPAAPSRESAKPVRLSYKQARAIEEVEARVMALEGRIQQLEADMVAPEVYQDGLRAAAVQQEYEQAKQALAEANDEWLGLVEGL, encoded by the coding sequence ATGACGCTGAGACTGACCGAGCTTTCCAAGCACTACCCGACCAAGACCGTGCTCGACGGCGTGGATTGGCACGTCGCGCCGGGCCAGCGCTGGGGCCTGGTCGGCCCCAACGGGGCAGGCAAATCCACCCTCTTTCGCATCATCCTCGGCGACCTGGACGCCGACGCCGGGCGCGTCGTGCTGCGTCCTCGGCTGACGATCGGGCACCTGGCGCAGGAACTGCTGGGTGACCTCGGGCGCATCCTGCAGGACGAGATGTGGCAGGCGTTTCCTCGTCTGATTGCGCTGCGTGTTGAATTGTCGGACCTGGAGGCGGCGATGGAGGTCGCGGATGCCGCCGCGTTGGAGGGGTTGGTGAACCAGCACGCCGAGTTGCAGGCGGAGTGGGAACGGCTGGATGGCTGGCTGGTCGATGCCAAGATTGGCCGGGTGTTGAGTGGCCTGGGCTTCTCGGAGGCCGACCGTGCGCGTCCGGTGGCCGAGTTCAGCGGGGGGTGGCAGATGCGCGCGGCGCTCGCCAAGTTGTTGCTGATCCAGCCCGAGTTGCTGATGCTCGACGAGCCGACCAACCACCTCGACCTGGAGGCGATCGCCTGGCTGGAAAGCTATCTGGCCGCTTATCCGGGCGCGCTGGTGCTGATCTCCCACGACCGTCATTTCCTGGATGCCGTGGTGACCTACGTGGCCGAACTGGATGGGGGGCGTCTCAGCACCTACCGGGGCAATTACAGCCAGTACCGCGTTCAGCGTGAGGCACGTCGAGAAGCCCAGCAGGCGGCCTTCGAACGTCAGCAGCGCGAGGTCGAGAAGATGCAGAGCTGGATCGACCGCTTCCGCGCCAAGGCCACCAAGGCGTCAGCCGTGAAGAGTCGGGAAAAAGCGCTGGACCGTCTGGTGCGGGTGGAGGCGCCCCCGGATGAGCAGGGCTCGATTCGCTTTCGCTTCACGGCCGCCCCCCCCTCAGGTCGCTTGGTGCTCACGCTGACCTCGCTGTCCAAGGATTATGGGCGGGGCAAGCTGTTCGACCTTGAGCGGCTGGAACTCGAACGCGGCATGCGCCTGGCACTGGTCGGCCCGAACGGGGCGGGCAAGTCAACGCTGATGAAGCTGCTGGCCGGGGTGGAGACCCCTACCACGGGGGAAATTGCTGTGGGAATGCGGGTTCTGCCCGGCTATTTCTCGCAGAATCAGGCGGACAGTCTCGACCCCGACCAGACCGTGCTGGAGGAAGCCTGGTCGGTCGATGACACCGTGCCGGTGGCGCGTCTGCGCACCTTGCTCGGCTGCTTCCTGTTCCGGGGCGAGGATGTCTTCAAGCCGATCCGACAGCTCAGCGGCGGGGAGCGGAGTCGCCTGGCGCTGGCCAAATTGCTGCTTGAGCCACGCAACCTGCTGTTGCTCGATGAACCCACCAACCATCTCGACCTGGGAGCGAAGGAAGAACTGGCCGAGGCCTTGACCGAATTCGACGGAACCGCCGTGATCATCAGCCACGACCGCTGGTTCCTGGAGACGGTCGCCACTCACGTCCTGCACCTGGAGGGTGGGCGGGCGGACCTGTATCTCGGAGGGTATGCGCGCTATCTCGAGCAGCACGACGCCGTGCGCCAGGAAGCGCGACTGACCACACAGGAGCGGGAGACGCCAGCTGAAACGCCCGCCGCGCCGAGTCGCGAGTCTGCCAAACCCGTCCGTTTGAGCTACAAGCAAGCCCGGGCGATCGAAGAGGTCGAAGCCCGGGTCATGGCGCTGGAAGGACGCATCCAGCAACTCGAAGCCGACATGGTGGCGCCTGAGGTCTACCAGGACGGCCTGCGAGCCGCGGCGGTGCAGCAGGAATACGAACAGGCCAAGCAGGCCCTCGCTGAGGCCAATGACGAGTGGCTGGGCCTGGTGGAAGGTTTGTAG
- a CDS encoding lipoate--protein ligase family protein, whose translation MNWRLLMDGPGEGAWNMAIDEAILEAHRLGESPATLRLYRWVCPTISLGYAQRVPEAQLRVWREAGATLVRRPTGGRAVLHTADVTYSVVTQGLPDSVSASYRLLSAPLVSALASLGLQAGLMPGEGRAARELGCFAQATPADLTAGGAKICGSAQVRRQGTVLQHGTMYLRRAKEFDWLSDTAQARTLTELLARPLGWQEVAHAIQEAFQQHFPGSWRPGVLSEDERRRAELRRPSYEVDIPPA comes from the coding sequence TTGAACTGGCGTCTGCTGATGGACGGGCCAGGCGAGGGGGCCTGGAACATGGCCATCGATGAGGCCATTCTGGAAGCGCATCGGCTGGGTGAATCGCCCGCCACCCTGCGGCTGTATCGCTGGGTGTGTCCCACCATCTCGCTGGGATATGCCCAGCGCGTCCCGGAGGCCCAGCTCCGCGTCTGGCGTGAGGCCGGCGCCACCCTGGTGCGACGTCCCACCGGCGGTCGGGCCGTCCTTCACACGGCTGACGTGACCTACAGTGTCGTCACGCAGGGATTGCCGGACAGCGTGTCGGCTTCGTATCGCCTGCTGAGCGCCCCCCTCGTCTCCGCCCTGGCGTCCCTGGGGCTCCAGGCAGGGCTGATGCCGGGGGAAGGGCGCGCGGCCAGGGAGTTGGGCTGCTTTGCCCAGGCCACGCCCGCCGACCTGACGGCAGGCGGCGCCAAGATCTGCGGCAGCGCCCAGGTGCGCCGGCAGGGAACCGTCTTGCAACACGGCACGATGTACCTGCGTCGGGCGAAAGAATTCGACTGGCTTTCGGACACCGCACAGGCCCGTACCCTCACGGAATTGCTCGCGCGCCCATTGGGCTGGCAAGAGGTGGCCCATGCGATTCAGGAAGCGTTTCAGCAACATTTTCCGGGCAGCTGGCGCCCGGGCGTCCTGTCAGAGGACGAACGACGCCGAGCCGAGCTCCGGCGGCCCAGCTACGAGGTGGATATCCCCCCTGCCTGA
- a CDS encoding tyrosine-type recombinase/integrase: protein MTTATLSSSTPDMIQDYLGRLRLKNFSEHTLRCYGLDLLQAQASLGKPLALASHEDLEVYIAGLGRKGMKGTTVRRKQASLRGFFNHCLRQKVISIDPTGNFEPPKVEDRLPIYLNAAQVQALLDALREDSPADRREAAIVKALYYTGMRAGELVGLNIEDLFLEERELRVFGKGRRERMLPISEALAQAIQTWLEVHPVGKGPLFISLQNHHRRLSYDSVYKTVKCVMARAGLGNRKFSCHKLRHTFATRLINRKVSIDKIQKLLGHRRIDTTTIYAHTELGSDLRSALENAL, encoded by the coding sequence GTGACCACCGCGACCCTGTCCTCCTCCACCCCGGACATGATCCAGGATTACCTGGGGCGACTCCGCCTGAAGAATTTCTCCGAGCACACCCTGCGCTGCTATGGGCTGGACCTGTTACAAGCACAAGCCAGCCTGGGCAAGCCGCTGGCCCTGGCCAGCCACGAAGACCTGGAGGTCTACATCGCCGGGCTCGGCCGCAAGGGCATGAAGGGCACCACCGTGCGCCGGAAACAAGCTTCGTTGAGGGGCTTTTTCAATCATTGTCTGCGGCAGAAGGTGATCAGCATTGACCCGACGGGGAACTTCGAACCCCCCAAAGTGGAGGATCGACTGCCGATCTATCTCAATGCCGCCCAGGTTCAGGCATTGCTGGATGCCTTGCGCGAGGACTCCCCGGCCGACCGCCGCGAAGCCGCGATTGTGAAAGCGCTCTATTACACCGGGATGCGCGCGGGTGAGCTGGTGGGGCTCAACATCGAGGACCTGTTCCTGGAAGAACGCGAACTGCGCGTCTTCGGCAAAGGACGGCGGGAGCGCATGCTGCCAATCAGCGAGGCGCTGGCCCAGGCCATCCAGACCTGGCTTGAGGTACATCCCGTGGGCAAGGGCCCGCTGTTCATCTCGCTGCAAAATCATCACCGACGGCTCAGCTACGACAGCGTCTACAAGACCGTCAAATGCGTGATGGCGCGGGCAGGACTCGGGAACCGGAAATTCAGCTGCCACAAGCTACGACACACCTTCGCCACCCGCCTGATCAACCGCAAGGTGTCGATCGACAAGATTCAAAAGCTGCTCGGGCACCGGCGCATCGACACCACCACCATCTATGCGCATACCGAGTTGGGAAGTGACCTGCGCTCGGCACTCGAAAACGCCCTGTAA
- a CDS encoding prolyl oligopeptidase family serine peptidase: MTEVQTVPVMHLEVAHLLGDRCEILIPAQAQRLRPAVVFFHGHGMDETQLRTRTDLGWRANQRGWLAASALLGSRAHWGGSAALEAAGRLLSHLVTQHSADPQRLYLVGFSMGGGTALLAAINPLSLPYRAAAVASSQGFSDLRSLAQANPTLAGSILRAHPSLRRSSRTASHSLLKQAEGLRGIPVYLEHGLADLSVPPAQTQRLAERLSELDIPADVHLYPRRGHSERTIQTSAILDFFARTTPPL, translated from the coding sequence ATGACGGAAGTCCAGACCGTGCCGGTGATGCATCTCGAGGTGGCCCATTTGCTTGGAGACCGTTGTGAGATCCTGATTCCCGCCCAAGCGCAGCGCCTGCGACCGGCGGTGGTCTTTTTTCATGGCCACGGCATGGACGAGACCCAGCTGCGCACCCGCACCGACCTGGGCTGGCGCGCCAATCAACGAGGCTGGCTGGCTGCCAGTGCCCTGCTCGGAAGCCGTGCGCATTGGGGCGGCAGCGCTGCGCTGGAGGCGGCGGGCAGACTGCTTTCCCATCTGGTCACCCAGCATTCGGCCGATCCGCAGCGCCTGTATCTGGTCGGCTTCTCCATGGGAGGGGGCACTGCGTTGCTGGCCGCCATCAACCCGCTGAGCTTGCCCTATCGCGCGGCCGCGGTCGCCAGCAGTCAGGGATTCAGCGACCTCAGGAGCCTGGCGCAGGCAAACCCCACCCTGGCCGGCAGCATCCTCAGGGCTCACCCCAGCCTTCGGCGATCGTCCCGGACCGCCTCACACTCGCTGCTGAAACAGGCAGAAGGCCTGCGGGGCATCCCGGTCTACCTCGAGCACGGACTGGCGGACCTCAGCGTCCCCCCCGCGCAGACCCAGCGTTTGGCGGAACGACTGTCAGAACTCGATATTCCAGCCGACGTCCACCTTTATCCGAGAAGGGGGCACAGCGAGCGCACCATTCAGACGAGCGCCATCCTGGATTTTTTCGCCCGCACCACACCGCCCTTGTGA